Proteins from a genomic interval of Amphiura filiformis chromosome 9, Afil_fr2py, whole genome shotgun sequence:
- the LOC140160000 gene encoding uncharacterized protein: protein MAAPTAASSDSETKHVCAMHVVPGTTSDFLRFSEKGWSKYISCAERWVKLVDREEHKVAQNAGEVLGVEFDSSAVRTVDYRFPDAESKNMHIGFHSDCRRRFCDVSKIDLAEQG from the exons ATGGCTGCCCCCACAGCAGCCAGCAGTGATTCTGAAACTAAACATGTTTGTGCTATGCATGTTGTTCCTGGCACAACAAGTGATTTTCTGAGGTTTTCGGAAAAAGGTTGGAGCAAGTATATCTCTTGTGCTGAACGATGGGTGAAGCTAGTGGACCGGGAAGAGCACAAAGTAGCTCAAAATGCTGGGGAAGTCCTGGGTGTCGAATTCGACTCCAGTGCTGTCAGAACTGTAGACTACAGATTTCCGGATGCAGAATCCAAG AATATGCATATTGGCTTTCATTCTGATTGCCGTAGAAGATTCTGCGATGTGTCCAAGATTGATTTGGCAGAGCAGGGGTAG